In Rhodobacteraceae bacterium LMO-JJ12, a single window of DNA contains:
- a CDS encoding YafY family transcriptional regulator, translated as MRRADRLFQIVQYLRGGRLITAARLAERLEVSQRTIYRDIADLIGSGVPIEGEAGVGYVMRAGYDLPPMMFTNDEVSALVAGARLIRAWGGAAMAEAAEEALIKIEAVLPDAVRERVAKVQVYALQGPEMTDDLRALLDGIDHFIEAGETIDISYEDKVGTASSRRIRPLGLFFWGKVWTLVAWCELRNDFRMFRLDRIGSVTPRGRFRAEHDKTLRAFYAKMRAQGIKPNS; from the coding sequence ATGCGCCGGGCCGACCGCCTCTTTCAGATCGTTCAATATCTTCGAGGCGGTCGGCTCATCACAGCGGCAAGGTTGGCCGAACGTCTCGAAGTCAGCCAACGCACCATCTATCGCGATATTGCTGACCTGATCGGGTCGGGGGTGCCGATTGAGGGGGAGGCGGGCGTTGGGTATGTCATGCGGGCGGGATATGATCTTCCGCCGATGATGTTTACCAATGATGAAGTGAGTGCGCTGGTGGCGGGGGCGCGGCTTATCCGGGCCTGGGGCGGCGCTGCAATGGCCGAAGCGGCCGAGGAAGCGCTGATCAAGATCGAAGCGGTGCTGCCTGATGCAGTGCGCGAGCGGGTAGCGAAAGTGCAGGTCTATGCGCTTCAAGGCCCTGAAATGACAGATGATTTACGCGCGCTTCTTGACGGAATTGACCACTTTATCGAGGCAGGCGAAACCATCGACATCAGCTATGAGGATAAGGTTGGCACGGCCAGTTCGCGCCGTATCCGCCCGCTTGGCCTGTTTTTCTGGGGCAAGGTCTGGACGTTGGTGGCGTGGTGCGAATTGCGTAATGATTTCAGGATGTTCCGTCTTGATCGCATTGGCAGTGTCACCCCTCGTGGACGGTTCCGGGCCGAACACGACAAGACCCTGCGGGCCTTTTATGCCAAGATGCGGGCGCAGGGCATCAAACCCAACAGTTAA
- a CDS encoding acyl-CoA thioesterase II: MNDKAPTPQQLADALVSVLDVEPVEENFFRGIAAPGGRGRSFGGQVIAQALMAATRTVDAERPAHSLHAYFMRPGDATKPVLYQVERDRDGRSFATRRVVAIQHGKPILNLAASFHVAEPGLTHQDDMPDVPDPETLPNEQQLVAEFTGELPDMFREWVALPRPMEMRPVTPRPPFSREPRREQTYWFRVPGNLGDDPQIHRAALAFASDFGLLGTSSYPHGKAFADPDMQYASLDHALWIHGDFRADDWLLYTMDTPWAGGARGFNRGRIFTRDGRLIANAAQEGLIRQITPHD, encoded by the coding sequence ATGAACGACAAAGCCCCCACCCCGCAACAGCTTGCCGATGCATTGGTCTCCGTGCTTGATGTCGAGCCGGTCGAAGAGAACTTCTTTCGCGGCATCGCCGCCCCCGGCGGGCGCGGGCGCAGCTTTGGCGGTCAAGTCATCGCCCAGGCCCTGATGGCCGCCACCCGCACGGTTGACGCCGAGCGCCCGGCGCATTCGCTGCACGCTTACTTCATGCGCCCCGGTGACGCCACCAAACCGGTGCTCTATCAGGTCGAACGCGACCGCGACGGGCGCAGCTTTGCCACCCGCCGGGTGGTGGCGATCCAACATGGCAAGCCGATCCTGAACCTCGCCGCCTCGTTTCATGTCGCCGAACCGGGCCTGACCCATCAAGACGATATGCCCGACGTGCCAGACCCCGAAACTCTGCCCAACGAACAACAATTGGTAGCCGAATTCACCGGTGAGTTGCCCGATATGTTTCGGGAATGGGTTGCGCTTCCGCGCCCGATGGAAATGCGCCCGGTGACGCCGCGCCCGCCCTTTTCGCGCGAACCACGGCGCGAACAGACCTATTGGTTCCGCGTGCCCGGGAACCTCGGAGACGACCCGCAAATTCACCGCGCCGCGCTCGCCTTTGCCTCGGATTTCGGGCTGCTGGGCACCTCGTCCTATCCGCATGGCAAAGCCTTTGCCGATCCCGACATGCAATATGCCTCGCTTGATCACGCACTCTGGATTCATGGCGATTTTCGCGCCGACGACTGGCTACTTTACACCATGGACACCCCTTGGGCCGGTGGCGCCCGCGGCTTCAACCGAGGCCGGATATTCACCCGCGATGGTCGATTGATCGCGAATGCCGCGCAGGAAGGTCTGATCCGCCAGATCACACCCCACGACTGA
- a CDS encoding cation diffusion facilitator family transporter has translation MPHDHSHSHALPDDLAGDKRVGFAIAVNLALTVAQIIAGVISGSLALIADAIHNLSDALSLVIAFWARKIARRPADASMTFGYGRAEVVAAMVNYTTLFVIALYLAAQGVERLFNPTAVEGWIVVAVAGLALIIDTATALLIFRLSKESMNMKAAFLHNVADALGSIAVIVAGTLILLYDWRLIDPIVTLFIAGYILWHSFLGIRPVIRVLMLGAPEDTDLSDLITAMEATPGVTSLHHVHFWKMQEHEAALEAHVVISPGANPETVRNDLKSLLQSRFHLAHSMLELEQAETACQAAQQIGH, from the coding sequence ATGCCCCACGATCATAGCCACTCCCACGCCCTGCCCGACGATCTGGCGGGTGACAAACGCGTCGGATTTGCCATCGCCGTCAACCTCGCGCTCACCGTGGCCCAGATCATCGCCGGGGTGATCTCCGGCTCGCTCGCGCTCATTGCCGACGCGATTCACAACCTTTCGGATGCCCTGTCTCTGGTCATCGCCTTTTGGGCGCGCAAGATCGCCCGCCGCCCCGCCGATGCCAGTATGACCTTCGGTTATGGCCGCGCCGAAGTGGTGGCGGCGATGGTCAATTACACCACCCTGTTCGTCATCGCGCTCTACCTCGCCGCCCAAGGTGTTGAGCGATTGTTCAATCCCACGGCGGTCGAAGGCTGGATCGTCGTCGCCGTCGCCGGATTGGCGCTGATCATCGACACGGCCACTGCGCTGCTGATCTTTCGCCTTTCCAAAGAGTCGATGAACATGAAGGCCGCATTCCTGCACAACGTCGCCGACGCGCTGGGCTCAATCGCGGTAATCGTCGCGGGCACGCTGATCCTGCTCTATGATTGGCGCCTGATCGACCCCATCGTCACATTGTTCATCGCCGGATATATCCTGTGGCACAGCTTTCTCGGAATCCGCCCGGTGATCCGCGTGCTGATGCTGGGCGCGCCAGAGGACACCGATCTTTCAGACCTGATCACCGCAATGGAAGCAACACCCGGCGTCACATCCCTGCACCACGTCCACTTCTGGAAAATGCAGGAACACGAAGCAGCACTTGAGGCGCATGTCGTCATATCACCGGGCGCAAATCCCGAAACGGTGCGAAATGACCTCAAGTCGCTGTTGCAGTCGCGCTTCCACCTCGCGCATTCTATGTTGGAATTGGAACAAGCCGAAACTGCCTGCCAGGCAGCACAACAAATCGGCCACTGA
- a CDS encoding SGNH/GDSL hydrolase family protein, with protein sequence MTPLKLLVALLAAFVLSPVTSHAQEQSTAPRILVIGDSLIASHSISGRGIANRLEQFLKTPVKDNSVAGARMIYNLPITGAMGLSIPRQFREGDWDWVIVNGGGNDVWLGCGCNNCERKINRMIAKNGRKGVIPGLVSKIRKSGARVLYLGYLRSPGFDTPIENCKDEGDELEARLARLAALDKGIFFHPITDLVPHGDLSFHAVDRIHPSLKGSAEIARRLADVIRANP encoded by the coding sequence ATGACCCCTCTGAAGCTCCTCGTCGCCCTTCTCGCCGCGTTCGTTCTGTCACCCGTGACAAGCCATGCTCAGGAGCAATCCACTGCCCCGCGTATCCTCGTGATCGGCGATTCTCTGATCGCGTCGCATTCCATTTCGGGGCGTGGCATCGCTAATCGGCTCGAACAATTCCTGAAAACCCCGGTCAAAGACAACTCGGTCGCTGGCGCACGGATGATCTATAATCTGCCAATCACCGGCGCGATGGGCCTGTCGATCCCACGCCAGTTCCGCGAAGGCGATTGGGACTGGGTGATCGTCAATGGCGGCGGCAACGATGTCTGGCTCGGCTGTGGCTGCAACAATTGCGAGCGCAAGATCAACCGCATGATCGCCAAGAACGGGCGCAAAGGCGTGATCCCCGGCCTCGTCTCCAAAATTCGAAAATCCGGCGCGCGCGTGCTTTATCTGGGCTACCTGCGCAGCCCCGGATTCGACACACCGATCGAGAACTGCAAGGACGAAGGCGATGAACTGGAAGCCCGCCTCGCCCGCCTCGCCGCACTCGACAAAGGTATCTTCTTTCACCCGATCACCGATCTGGTACCGCACGGTGATCTCAGCTTTCACGCCGTCGACCGCATCCACCCCTCTCTAAAAGGCAGCGCCGAAATCGCGCGCCGCCTCGCCGACGTGATCCGCGCCAACCCGTAA
- the polA gene encoding DNA polymerase I, whose translation MSFGKGCHLHLIDGSAFIFRAYHALPPLTRKSDGLPIGAVAGFCNMLFKFVEDAKGDDAPTHAAVIFDYSGTTFRNALYDKYKANRPPAPEDLVPQFPLTRDATRAFNIACKEVEGFEADDIIATLACQAREAGGRVTIISSDKDLMQLVGGGVEMLDPMKAARIDRDGVIAKFGVPPERVVDVQALAGDSVDNIPGAPGIGIKTAALLINEYGDLDTLLERAGEIKQPKRRETLIDKADQIRMSRELVQLKEDMTLDFTLDELEVQDPDPDALLPFLASMEFRTLSKRIADRMGVETPVIPEPEPGADGANAATPEMPPIDPEKYEHIRDAAGLDRWIALIHKRGYVAVDTETTSLDEMRAELVGISLCVEPGDACYIPLIHKDGASDDLFGSDKLAEGQMTPEEALKILKPILEDDAILKIGQNMKYDAKIFARHGVNIAPIDDTMLMSYAMFSGIHNHGMDALSERYLDHKPIPIKTLLGTGKSAITFDRVPLEDAVKYAAEDADITLRLWQIFKPQLHRKRVTTVYETLERPLVPVLAEMEMNGILVDRDVLSRMSNAFAQKMAGLEAEIHELAGHSFNVGSPKQLGEILFDEMSLEGGKKGKTGAYATGADVLEDLATEHELPARVLDWRQLSKLKSTYTDALQEHINPETGRVHTSYLQTGASTGRLASTDPNLQNIPVRTEEGRRIREAFIAEPGNVLVSLDYSQIELRILAHVADIDALKAAFKRGDDIHAMTASEMFDVPMDEMTPDIRRRAKAINFGVIYGISGFGLARNLRIPRAEAQGFIDRYFERFPGIRTYMDATVEFAKEHGYVQTLFGRKIHTPEIAAKGPRAGFAKRAAINAPIQGTAADVIRRAMIRMPDAIAGQPARMLLQVHDELLFEVPQDAAQRLIDTARDVMESAAHPAVHLNVPLTVDAGQGLNWAQAH comes from the coding sequence ATGTCATTCGGCAAAGGCTGCCACCTGCACCTGATCGACGGCTCGGCCTTCATCTTTCGCGCTTATCATGCGCTGCCGCCGCTGACCCGCAAATCCGATGGTCTGCCCATCGGCGCGGTCGCGGGCTTTTGCAACATGCTGTTCAAATTCGTCGAGGATGCCAAGGGCGATGATGCCCCCACCCATGCCGCCGTGATCTTCGACTATTCCGGCACCACCTTTCGCAACGCGCTCTATGATAAATACAAGGCCAACCGCCCCCCGGCCCCCGAAGACCTCGTGCCGCAATTCCCCCTCACCCGCGACGCCACCCGCGCCTTCAACATCGCCTGCAAAGAGGTCGAGGGATTCGAGGCCGACGACATCATCGCCACGCTGGCGTGTCAGGCCCGCGAGGCCGGTGGCCGCGTCACCATCATCTCATCTGACAAAGACCTGATGCAACTTGTCGGCGGCGGCGTTGAAATGCTCGACCCGATGAAAGCTGCCCGCATCGACCGCGACGGCGTGATCGCCAAATTCGGCGTCCCCCCGGAACGCGTCGTCGATGTTCAGGCTTTGGCCGGGGATTCGGTCGATAACATTCCCGGCGCGCCCGGAATTGGCATCAAAACCGCTGCCCTTCTGATCAATGAATACGGCGATCTCGACACGCTTCTCGAACGCGCGGGCGAAATCAAGCAACCCAAACGCCGCGAAACCCTGATCGACAAGGCCGATCAGATCCGCATGTCGCGCGAATTGGTGCAACTGAAAGAGGACATGACCCTCGATTTCACCCTTGATGAGCTTGAGGTCCAAGACCCCGACCCCGACGCGCTTTTGCCTTTCCTCGCCTCAATGGAATTTCGCACGCTTTCCAAGCGCATCGCCGACCGCATGGGCGTCGAAACCCCCGTCATCCCCGAACCTGAACCCGGTGCCGACGGCGCAAACGCGGCGACGCCCGAAATGCCCCCCATCGACCCCGAGAAATATGAACATATCCGCGACGCTGCCGGGCTCGACCGCTGGATCGCCCTGATCCACAAACGCGGCTATGTTGCTGTCGATACCGAAACCACCTCGCTTGATGAAATGCGCGCTGAACTGGTCGGCATTTCGCTTTGCGTCGAACCGGGCGATGCCTGCTATATCCCTCTGATCCACAAAGACGGCGCTTCCGATGACCTCTTTGGTTCCGACAAACTGGCCGAAGGTCAGATGACTCCCGAAGAAGCGCTCAAAATCCTGAAACCGATCCTTGAGGATGATGCGATCCTCAAAATCGGCCAGAACATGAAATACGACGCCAAGATTTTCGCCCGCCACGGCGTCAATATCGCGCCGATTGATGACACCATGCTGATGTCCTACGCGATGTTTTCCGGCATCCACAATCACGGTATGGACGCGCTCTCCGAACGCTATCTCGATCACAAGCCGATCCCGATCAAAACGCTGCTTGGCACCGGCAAATCTGCCATCACCTTTGATCGCGTGCCCTTGGAAGACGCAGTAAAATACGCCGCCGAAGACGCCGACATCACCCTGCGCCTCTGGCAAATTTTCAAACCGCAACTCCACCGCAAACGCGTTACCACCGTCTATGAAACCCTTGAACGTCCCCTCGTGCCTGTCTTGGCCGAGATGGAGATGAACGGCATTCTTGTTGATCGCGATGTGCTCAGCCGCATGTCCAACGCCTTCGCCCAGAAAATGGCAGGGCTTGAGGCCGAAATTCACGAATTGGCCGGCCACAGCTTCAATGTCGGCTCGCCCAAGCAACTGGGCGAAATCCTGTTTGACGAAATGTCGCTGGAAGGTGGCAAAAAGGGCAAGACCGGGGCCTATGCCACGGGTGCTGACGTGCTCGAAGATCTGGCCACCGAACACGAGCTCCCGGCTCGCGTGCTCGATTGGCGTCAGCTCAGCAAACTGAAATCCACCTACACCGATGCCCTGCAAGAACACATCAACCCTGAAACGGGCCGCGTTCACACGTCCTATCTGCAAACCGGCGCGTCCACCGGCCGCCTTGCCTCGACCGATCCCAACCTGCAAAACATCCCCGTGCGAACCGAAGAGGGTCGGCGTATCCGCGAAGCCTTCATCGCCGAGCCGGGTAATGTTCTGGTTTCGCTCGATTACTCCCAAATCGAATTGCGCATCCTCGCCCATGTCGCCGATATCGACGCGCTCAAAGCCGCCTTCAAACGCGGTGACGACATCCACGCCATGACCGCTTCGGAAATGTTCGACGTGCCGATGGACGAAATGACCCCCGACATCCGCCGCCGCGCCAAGGCGATCAATTTCGGCGTAATCTATGGCATTTCCGGCTTTGGCCTCGCCCGTAACCTGCGCATCCCCCGCGCCGAAGCCCAAGGCTTCATCGACCGCTATTTCGAACGCTTCCCCGGCATCCGCACCTATATGGACGCTACCGTCGAATTCGCCAAAGAACATGGCTATGTCCAAACCCTCTTTGGCCGCAAGATCCACACGCCCGAGATTGCCGCCAAAGGCCCGCGCGCCGGCTTCGCCAAACGCGCCGCGATCAACGCCCCGATCCAAGGCACCGCCGCCGACGTGATCCGCCGCGCCATGATCCGCATGCCCGACGCAATAGCGGGCCAACCCGCGCGCATGCTCTTGCAAGTGCACGATGAACTCCTGTTCGAAGTGCCCCAAGACGCCGCCCAGCGCCTCATCGACACCGCCCGCGATGTTATGGAAAGCGCCGCCCACCCCGCTGTACATCTCAATGTGCCGCTGACGGTCGATGCAGGCCAAGGGTTGAATTGGGCCCAAGCGCATTGA
- a CDS encoding zinc-finger domain-containing protein: protein MVTKAPEIKIVDSYRVACDGGEGALGHPRVWLRIPHDTGFVECPYCDAKLIHKDFEGKLS, encoded by the coding sequence ATGGTCACCAAAGCCCCTGAAATCAAAATCGTAGACAGCTATCGTGTGGCTTGTGATGGCGGCGAAGGCGCGCTTGGCCACCCCCGCGTCTGGCTGCGTATCCCGCACGATACAGGCTTTGTCGAATGCCCCTATTGCGATGCCAAGCTGATCCACAAGGATTTTGAAGGCAAACTGTCCTGA
- a CDS encoding beta-1,6-N-acetylglucosaminyltransferase, with amino-acid sequence MAKIAFILLCHKDPEAIIKQAERLTAVGDYMSIHFDASAKPEMFQQIHDALDSNPNVTFAKKRIKCGWGEWSLVQATLNAVEAAVEAFPRATHFYMLSGDCMAIKSAEYAHEFLDRADVDYIESFDYFESDWIKTGWKEERLIYRHWFNERTQKRLFYAMFEVQKRLGLTRKIPDDIQVMIGSQWWCLRRRTIEWILDFSKRRRDVMRFFRTTWIPDETFFQTLVRHLVPENEIRSRALTFLMFTDYGMPVTFYNDHYDLLLSQDFLFARKISPEAHELKRRLGLLYATRGWDFKISNEGRSLFKFLTGRGRIGRRFATRFWETESTLGRERELLIIVCKKWHVAKRLVDRIRHMTNIPCIEYLFNEEATVLPDLGGIQSTMGKRHRHRRALMRMLFDYYDTDRLIICLDPSNLDLLHDFCADRSVTRLLEVDCNFTDEYLIGHAMRVGLAGEKTPQETLDRLLPTIRGDMTFESDQIRDADFNNHYRIREAEPPEVNADALQKFLSVGHDKAVEIATTEFLYAD; translated from the coding sequence ATGGCAAAAATCGCCTTCATATTGCTATGCCACAAAGACCCGGAAGCGATCATCAAGCAGGCCGAGCGCCTGACGGCGGTGGGCGACTATATGTCGATTCATTTCGATGCCAGCGCCAAGCCAGAAATGTTTCAACAGATCCACGACGCGCTCGACAGCAACCCGAATGTGACCTTCGCCAAGAAGCGTATCAAATGCGGCTGGGGGGAATGGTCGCTGGTACAGGCCACGCTCAACGCCGTCGAAGCCGCCGTCGAAGCTTTCCCGCGCGCCACCCATTTCTATATGCTCTCCGGCGATTGCATGGCGATCAAATCCGCCGAATACGCCCATGAATTCCTCGACCGGGCCGATGTCGATTATATCGAAAGCTTCGATTACTTCGAAAGCGACTGGATCAAGACCGGCTGGAAGGAAGAGCGGCTGATCTATCGCCATTGGTTCAACGAACGCACCCAGAAGCGCTTGTTCTACGCGATGTTCGAAGTGCAAAAGCGTCTCGGTCTGACCCGCAAGATCCCCGATGACATCCAGGTGATGATCGGCTCTCAGTGGTGGTGCCTGCGTCGCCGCACGATCGAATGGATTCTCGACTTCTCCAAGCGCCGCCGCGACGTGATGCGCTTCTTCCGCACCACCTGGATTCCCGACGAGACCTTCTTTCAAACTCTCGTGCGCCATCTCGTGCCCGAAAACGAAATTCGCTCGCGCGCGCTGACTTTCCTGATGTTCACCGATTATGGCATGCCGGTGACCTTCTATAACGATCACTACGATCTGTTACTCAGTCAGGATTTCCTCTTTGCCCGCAAGATCAGCCCCGAAGCGCACGAACTCAAACGCCGCCTCGGCCTGCTCTATGCCACCCGTGGCTGGGATTTCAAAATCTCCAACGAAGGCCGCTCGCTGTTCAAATTCCTCACCGGGCGTGGCCGGATCGGGCGGCGTTTCGCAACCCGCTTCTGGGAGACCGAAAGCACGCTGGGGCGCGAACGCGAACTCCTGATCATCGTGTGCAAGAAATGGCACGTCGCCAAGCGGCTGGTTGATCGTATCCGCCATATGACAAACATCCCCTGTATCGAATACCTCTTCAACGAAGAGGCAACGGTGCTGCCCGACCTCGGCGGCATCCAATCCACCATGGGCAAGCGTCACCGCCACCGCCGCGCCCTGATGCGCATGTTGTTTGACTATTACGATACCGACCGGCTGATCATCTGCCTCGACCCGTCCAATCTCGATCTTCTGCATGATTTCTGCGCCGACCGCTCGGTGACGCGCCTGCTGGAGGTCGACTGCAACTTCACCGATGAATACCTGATCGGCCACGCCATGCGCGTCGGGCTCGCGGGCGAAAAGACGCCACAGGAAACGCTCGACCGCCTGCTGCCCACCATACGCGGCGACATGACCTTCGAAAGCGATCAGATCCGCGATGCCGATTTCAACAACCATTACCGGATACGCGAAGCCGAACCGCCCGAAGTGAACGCCGACGCCTTGCAGAAATTCCTCTCGGTCGGCCATGACAAGGCGGTCGAGATCGCAACGACCGAATTTCTCTATGCCGATTGA
- a CDS encoding sulfotransferase family protein, producing MGFPGTWMTKSESVVYRVVPKCACSTIGQIMYFSDHGEFFDGDIHDAKGGMHKWALEESQPLINANVKTHSSYAFTCVRNPYTRVLSSFFDKICGIQRNGKRYRGNLVPLLIQKYGIEVGGADGKEEFDQIKSFRRFLLFVRDTIRWRKPMDPDIHWSAMSGHVSTFIVNGGTYDRIFWTEQFNEGMQQVLDAIETPHEVKLEEIPRFNESEGHGPKRLHPVEDYFDDLSMHLIYEIYKRDFDLFKYDFADPSNKLPIGEIDLDEIHAKLGD from the coding sequence ATGGGGTTTCCCGGAACCTGGATGACGAAGAGCGAGAGCGTTGTCTATCGCGTGGTGCCCAAATGCGCCTGTTCGACCATTGGTCAGATCATGTATTTTTCCGATCACGGCGAATTTTTCGATGGTGATATTCACGATGCCAAGGGGGGCATGCACAAATGGGCGCTGGAAGAGAGCCAGCCGCTTATCAATGCCAATGTGAAGACCCACAGTTCGTATGCCTTCACCTGTGTGCGCAATCCCTATACCCGCGTCCTGTCGAGCTTTTTTGACAAGATCTGTGGCATTCAGCGCAACGGCAAACGCTATCGTGGCAATCTGGTGCCGCTGTTGATTCAGAAATACGGGATCGAAGTGGGTGGCGCGGATGGCAAGGAAGAGTTTGACCAGATCAAGAGCTTCCGCCGCTTTTTGTTATTCGTGCGCGACACCATTCGTTGGCGCAAGCCAATGGACCCTGACATTCACTGGAGCGCGATGTCGGGGCATGTGAGCACGTTTATCGTCAATGGCGGCACGTATGATCGCATCTTCTGGACCGAACAGTTCAACGAGGGGATGCAACAGGTGCTGGACGCGATCGAGACGCCGCATGAGGTCAAGCTTGAGGAAATACCGCGGTTCAACGAAAGCGAAGGCCACGGGCCGAAGCGCTTGCACCCGGTTGAGGATTATTTCGACGATCTCTCGATGCATCTGATCTATGAAATCTACAAACGCGATTTCGATCTGTTCAAATACGATTTTGCCGACCCGTCGAACAAGTTGCCGATTGGTGAGATTGATCTGGACGAAATTCACGCCAAGCTGGGCGATTGA
- a CDS encoding DUF4339 domain-containing protein, giving the protein MLDPAANPNQPGVAGAGAGGALPPPAPPPAIAGGGAVPPPPPPPTGMKVFVAVNGQTTGPFDEAQLKTMIQAGNLKPDTLIWKEGMANWSAANTVAEMQPLLVAAKPAFDAKGFLVGTWEARDLKVPMPGVPEGGLMSGTTAYSPDGSFQSFGMIRVNMPDPMRPGATNLMQLRIQSVGTYTVTPMSETRFVIQTDSTVTMSVGNGIPPTTEKATGSQTIDILDRNTVRSDEGYVSYRIN; this is encoded by the coding sequence TTGCTCGACCCGGCCGCCAATCCCAACCAACCCGGCGTCGCTGGCGCTGGGGCTGGCGGCGCGCTTCCTCCCCCGGCTCCTCCCCCTGCAATTGCAGGCGGCGGCGCGGTTCCACCGCCTCCTCCACCACCAACCGGCATGAAAGTATTCGTCGCAGTCAACGGCCAGACAACCGGCCCGTTCGATGAAGCCCAGCTCAAGACCATGATTCAAGCTGGCAATCTCAAACCCGACACCCTGATTTGGAAAGAAGGCATGGCCAACTGGTCCGCCGCCAACACCGTCGCAGAAATGCAACCCCTGCTGGTCGCCGCCAAGCCTGCCTTTGATGCCAAAGGATTCCTTGTCGGCACTTGGGAAGCGCGCGATCTGAAGGTGCCGATGCCCGGCGTTCCCGAAGGTGGCTTGATGAGCGGCACAACCGCCTACAGCCCGGATGGAAGCTTCCAATCCTTCGGCATGATCCGCGTCAACATGCCCGATCCAATGCGCCCGGGCGCAACAAACCTGATGCAATTGCGAATCCAATCCGTTGGAACATACACCGTCACGCCCATGTCAGAGACTCGCTTTGTCATTCAGACTGATTCCACCGTCACGATGAGCGTCGGCAACGGCATTCCACCAACAACTGAAAAGGCCACTGGTTCACAGACGATTGACATCCTTGATAGAAACACGGTGCGTTCCGACGAAGGCTACGTCAGCTACCGGATCAACTAA
- a CDS encoding DUF4339 domain-containing protein, producing the protein MTIATPRAARHPLAFRPLILALQILALALFANMAFAQSGTLPAPSGSDLLTGTVTDTPAAPGAPTSTGAMPPPVPPQLSGPPPLPQLNFFVALNGQAAGPFNQMQIQQMMASGQIAAQTLVWKEGMADWAPIARVPELQAMVQTPRAGPQPDPNTPMDATRFFTGRWTVQNGTIPAGAQQARITGIMNYMADGSYTAKATMTMPGGSGQMEETYDVTGKGTWTAALLGSDRISVSSVDDITMTSRNTGQSQQAQSSDSSTFQIVDQNTLRDEYGNLMKRSR; encoded by the coding sequence ATGACGATTGCAACGCCCCGTGCGGCGCGTCACCCACTCGCATTTCGGCCTTTGATTCTGGCACTACAAATTCTCGCTCTGGCGCTCTTCGCCAACATGGCTTTCGCCCAAAGCGGTACATTGCCCGCCCCCTCGGGCAGCGATCTTCTGACCGGTACCGTCACCGACACACCCGCCGCACCCGGCGCGCCCACCTCCACCGGCGCCATGCCGCCCCCGGTCCCGCCGCAACTCAGCGGCCCGCCACCCCTGCCGCAACTCAACTTTTTCGTTGCGCTCAATGGTCAGGCTGCCGGCCCGTTCAATCAGATGCAAATTCAGCAAATGATGGCATCAGGACAGATCGCCGCCCAAACGCTGGTCTGGAAAGAGGGCATGGCCGATTGGGCTCCGATCGCCCGCGTGCCCGAGCTTCAGGCGATGGTTCAAACCCCGCGAGCGGGCCCACAACCCGACCCCAACACACCGATGGATGCCACCCGCTTTTTTACCGGGCGCTGGACCGTGCAAAACGGCACCATTCCCGCCGGGGCGCAACAGGCCCGGATTACCGGCATCATGAACTACATGGCCGATGGCTCCTATACGGCAAAGGCCACGATGACCATGCCGGGTGGCTCGGGTCAGATGGAAGAAACATACGATGTCACTGGCAAAGGCACCTGGACAGCGGCACTTCTGGGCAGCGACCGGATTTCAGTAAGTAGCGTAGACGACATCACCATGACCTCACGAAACACGGGTCAGTCTCAACAAGCGCAGTCCTCAGACTCCTCCACCTTTCAGATCGTCGATCAAAACACGCTGCGCGACGAATACGGAAACCTGATGAAACGCTCACGCTGA